One genomic segment of uncultured Desulfobacter sp. includes these proteins:
- a CDS encoding CHAT domain-containing protein, with amino-acid sequence MRGQKWYRTAIRHFLFITSLLFGLIAWFPLNSAAANVNEAHSLQEKAIERIERYVDHFRRTFDRNSLRYELIRAQDELEDSIRIFGLGGIQKETAYSLVKLGDIRRYLDNWDSAISTYEQAARLARGAGAPAVECKALLGISRAYLYGKKTAGPAFEVVHDALPLAQKVDDPTYIFDVWDLLAQIQLTQGDYIGAADSMNRAFYVQDAIKDDKLLYYGYLDRAEVYQKFAEKCDYQRDFNPCLDAVDRAQRDYQAALALARKLQWAGLAEQTQNFIQRLEIRKQMIQSQQSMHKLMIESRIFSPRKAEDVVVSERFTAGKNPHLTGLFAWLENQGGLPPLTDARGAYIRGLLNESAGNIDEAVEWYLRATDLLEEDRGFLFEESARGAYVEDKVEFYNTAILHLLDRQRMQEAFDLMERSRSRVMSDLIATKDIAMSSPRERVLYADRLQLHGRIAQIQACLYALRNGKQVEPTCSKVIDIKAAAGKADRGIALVEGEGAEPAVDNSGINISDLENILKRLQDQYNAVHDRMVRETPRLARLVKSEPVTLGKLQKILAGDGSEMIMYLSLESQVIVWHIGPDSIYVRSVFLPRSALKDKIERLRKTLLDPRHPYDTSLAHELFLYLIAPVLNRIKSDHLVIVPHEDLHYLPFQALQMELANGFLGEAYQISYVPSATILASLAPSTALEQPSLLAVADPSLRYAPAEVRAIGERFFGHVMAERLPTETEVKAWMPAKGLVHLAVHGSFAADEPLLSYLHLKPGKSDDGHLTAAEMYGLPLDSARLVVLSACETGNVRATHASEVIGMMRGLIFAGADALLLSAWKIDDKATSEWMQAFYAAAISKSPAEAARAAVRDLRRKPGYQHPFYWSPFLLISR; translated from the coding sequence ATGCGTGGACAAAAATGGTACCGAACTGCGATCAGACATTTTTTATTCATAACGAGCCTTTTATTCGGTTTGATTGCCTGGTTTCCCTTGAACAGTGCCGCCGCCAACGTCAATGAGGCCCATTCGTTACAGGAGAAGGCCATTGAGCGAATTGAGCGCTATGTAGACCACTTTCGACGAACTTTTGACCGCAATTCGTTGCGTTACGAACTGATCCGGGCCCAGGACGAACTTGAGGACAGCATTCGCATTTTTGGTCTTGGCGGTATTCAGAAAGAGACGGCGTATTCACTGGTAAAGCTCGGAGATATCCGCCGTTACCTCGACAACTGGGATTCCGCCATCAGCACCTATGAGCAGGCAGCACGCCTGGCGCGTGGTGCGGGTGCCCCTGCGGTTGAATGCAAAGCTCTGCTCGGTATCTCTCGCGCCTATCTGTACGGTAAAAAGACGGCGGGACCAGCATTCGAGGTCGTCCATGACGCACTGCCGCTGGCGCAAAAGGTTGATGACCCCACCTATATATTCGATGTCTGGGATCTGTTGGCCCAGATTCAGTTGACCCAGGGTGACTATATCGGAGCTGCGGATTCGATGAACCGGGCGTTTTACGTCCAGGATGCGATTAAGGATGACAAGCTTCTTTATTACGGCTACCTGGATCGAGCCGAGGTTTATCAAAAATTTGCAGAGAAATGTGACTATCAGCGTGACTTCAATCCCTGCCTGGATGCAGTCGATAGAGCGCAAAGAGACTATCAGGCGGCCCTGGCACTGGCCAGGAAGCTGCAATGGGCCGGGCTCGCCGAGCAGACGCAGAACTTCATCCAGCGTTTGGAGATTCGCAAGCAAATGATTCAAAGCCAGCAGAGCATGCACAAGCTCATGATTGAAAGCAGGATATTCTCACCACGTAAAGCAGAAGACGTGGTCGTCAGTGAGCGTTTTACGGCAGGGAAAAATCCGCACCTGACAGGTTTGTTTGCCTGGCTTGAAAACCAGGGCGGGCTGCCTCCTTTGACGGATGCACGGGGTGCTTATATAAGAGGGCTGCTCAACGAAAGCGCGGGAAATATCGACGAGGCGGTCGAGTGGTACCTGCGCGCAACCGATCTGCTGGAAGAGGATCGGGGATTTCTTTTCGAAGAAAGCGCGCGCGGCGCTTACGTGGAAGATAAAGTCGAATTTTATAACACGGCCATATTGCATCTGCTTGATCGACAACGGATGCAGGAAGCATTCGATCTGATGGAGCGCTCGCGCTCGCGGGTCATGTCGGACTTGATTGCAACCAAGGATATCGCAATGTCTTCACCTCGTGAACGCGTGCTCTACGCCGACAGACTGCAGCTGCATGGCCGAATCGCACAAATCCAGGCATGCCTCTATGCTTTGCGAAACGGAAAGCAGGTGGAACCAACCTGCAGCAAGGTGATCGATATTAAAGCCGCCGCCGGAAAAGCCGACCGGGGGATCGCATTGGTTGAAGGAGAAGGCGCAGAACCCGCTGTAGATAATTCCGGCATAAATATTTCCGATTTGGAAAATATCCTCAAGCGGCTGCAGGATCAATACAATGCCGTCCACGATCGTATGGTAAGAGAAACACCGAGGCTGGCTCGCCTGGTGAAATCCGAACCCGTAACCCTGGGTAAGCTGCAAAAGATACTGGCTGGCGACGGCAGTGAAATGATCATGTATTTGTCCTTGGAAAGTCAGGTTATCGTATGGCACATAGGGCCTGATTCGATATATGTACGCTCCGTATTTCTGCCGCGTTCGGCATTGAAGGACAAAATCGAACGTCTCCGAAAAACCCTGCTTGATCCAAGGCATCCCTACGATACGTCGCTTGCTCACGAACTGTTTCTCTATCTCATAGCACCTGTTTTGAACAGGATAAAGTCCGATCATTTGGTCATTGTGCCGCACGAGGACTTGCATTATCTGCCGTTCCAAGCCTTGCAGATGGAATTGGCGAATGGATTTCTTGGTGAAGCATACCAGATCAGCTATGTGCCCAGCGCAACGATACTGGCATCCCTGGCGCCGTCGACGGCACTTGAACAACCCAGCCTTTTGGCTGTTGCAGACCCTTCACTCCGGTACGCACCCGCCGAGGTTCGCGCGATTGGAGAACGTTTTTTCGGCCATGTAATGGCAGAGCGTCTGCCGACGGAAACCGAGGTCAAGGCCTGGATGCCTGCTAAGGGTCTGGTGCATCTGGCCGTGCACGGGAGCTTTGCGGCTGACGAGCCGCTTTTGTCTTACCTTCATTTAAAGCCTGGAAAAAGCGATGATGGTCATTTAACGGCGGCCGAAATGTACGGATTGCCGCTTGATTCCGCCAGGCTCGTGGTGCTCAGCGCCTGTGAAACCGGTAATGTCAGAGCGACCCATGCCAGCGAGGTGATCGGCATGATGAGAGGTCTCATTTTTGCGGGTGCCGATGCCCTGCTTCTTTCCGCTTGGAAAATTGATGACAAAGCAACATCCGAGTGGATGCAGGCATTCTACGCCGCCGCAATTTCAAAGTCCCCGGCCGAAGCAGCCCGGGCAGCTGTGAGAGATCTGCGGCGAAAACCGGGTTATCAACATCCATTTTACTGGAGTCCGTTTTTGTTAATCAGCAGGTAG
- the uvrC gene encoding excinuclease ABC subunit UvrC → MISEKIKEKYEHAPHAPGVYLMRDKKGNILYVGKAKDLKKRLASYFVKKDQPEPKTAALLALVADFELVVTQSDQEAFILESNLIKENSPKYNVILKDGKNYPLLRIDMNEQYPSIQRVRRIEKDKALYFGPYSSSKSVNQALKQIQRIFKLRKCKDAQFKNRSRPCLNYQIKACLGICCNEVDPKEYQARVKDAVLFLRGRTREVIKKLRLEMAEFARDQAFEKAAQARDTIFAVERIMERQVVVCADGQDRDVLGLAWVRDRAVVTVMQVRSGHLINTTYYPLDLGFKKPDEVLAAFVTQYYEKAAQIPGSVLFSHPSDDMTQAEARLNEVADHRVYFYYPVRGEKKRLADMARLNAKGELEKILAREEEARAGITMLQHLLGMDRPPERMECFDNSNLQGKDPVAAMVVFTGGRPDKNAYRKFIIKGIEQQDDYAYMTHVLSRRFRHDRENMPLPDLLVVDGGKGQLSMAVSVIRELGLEGQLTLAGLAKKDADKGEKADKVYLPGRSNPLNTAQSAKALFLLEQIRDEAHRSAITFQRSRREKRGKLSVLDGIPGIGPKKKKLLLTTFKGIDNIRSRSPEELAALPGITPAMAKNLLKMLSE, encoded by the coding sequence ATGATTTCTGAAAAAATAAAAGAAAAATACGAACATGCCCCCCATGCCCCCGGGGTTTATCTCATGCGGGATAAAAAGGGAAATATTCTTTATGTGGGCAAGGCCAAGGATTTAAAAAAACGGTTGGCCTCATACTTTGTAAAAAAGGACCAGCCCGAGCCCAAGACCGCAGCGCTTCTGGCCCTGGTGGCCGACTTTGAGTTGGTGGTCACCCAGTCCGATCAAGAGGCTTTTATCCTGGAATCCAACCTGATCAAAGAGAATTCCCCCAAATATAATGTCATCCTTAAAGACGGCAAAAATTATCCGTTACTGCGCATTGACATGAATGAACAGTATCCGTCGATCCAGCGGGTGCGTCGCATTGAAAAGGATAAGGCCTTGTATTTCGGGCCGTATTCTTCCTCCAAGAGTGTGAACCAGGCCTTAAAGCAGATCCAGCGGATTTTTAAACTTCGAAAATGTAAAGACGCTCAGTTTAAAAACAGGTCCCGGCCCTGTCTGAATTATCAGATCAAGGCGTGCCTGGGGATTTGCTGTAATGAGGTGGACCCCAAAGAGTACCAGGCCAGGGTTAAGGATGCGGTATTATTTCTTCGGGGGCGGACCCGGGAGGTGATTAAGAAGCTGCGCCTTGAGATGGCAGAGTTCGCCAGGGACCAAGCCTTTGAAAAGGCGGCCCAGGCCCGGGATACCATCTTTGCCGTGGAGCGAATCATGGAGCGCCAGGTGGTGGTGTGTGCGGACGGACAGGACCGGGATGTGCTTGGGCTTGCCTGGGTTCGGGACCGGGCTGTGGTGACCGTAATGCAGGTAAGGTCCGGGCATCTGATAAACACGACTTATTACCCTTTGGATCTGGGATTTAAGAAACCGGATGAGGTGCTGGCCGCCTTTGTGACCCAGTATTATGAGAAAGCCGCCCAGATTCCGGGATCCGTCCTGTTCAGTCATCCGTCAGACGACATGACCCAGGCTGAAGCCCGACTTAATGAGGTGGCTGATCACCGGGTATATTTTTATTATCCGGTCCGGGGGGAAAAGAAACGGCTTGCTGACATGGCCCGGCTTAATGCAAAGGGCGAGCTTGAAAAAATTTTGGCCAGGGAAGAGGAGGCCCGGGCAGGGATTACCATGCTCCAGCACCTTCTGGGTATGGACCGGCCGCCCGAACGTATGGAGTGTTTTGACAACTCCAATCTCCAGGGAAAAGATCCTGTGGCGGCCATGGTGGTGTTCACCGGTGGTAGGCCTGATAAGAATGCCTACCGTAAATTTATTATAAAGGGCATTGAGCAGCAGGATGACTATGCGTATATGACCCATGTGCTCTCCCGCCGATTCCGGCATGACCGGGAAAATATGCCCCTGCCGGACCTGCTGGTGGTGGATGGCGGCAAAGGACAGTTGTCCATGGCTGTGAGCGTGATCAGGGAACTGGGGCTGGAGGGGCAACTTACCCTGGCAGGCCTTGCCAAAAAGGATGCGGACAAGGGCGAAAAGGCAGACAAGGTTTACCTGCCGGGACGGTCCAATCCGTTGAACACCGCCCAGTCTGCCAAGGCGCTTTTTCTTTTAGAACAGATTCGGGATGAGGCCCACAGATCTGCCATTACGTTCCAGCGCTCCCGCAGGGAAAAGCGGGGAAAACTGTCCGTCCTTGACGGTATCCCCGGCATTGGGCCGAAAAAAAAGAAGCTGCTGCTCACCACCTTCAAAGGCATTGATAATATCCGAAGCCGGTCGCCGGAAGAACTTGCCGCTCTCCCCGGCATTACGCCGGCAATGGCAAAAAATCTGCTCAAAATGTTGTCTGAATAA
- a CDS encoding 30S ribosomal protein S1 produces the protein MNDRFEDDNTQNTDQGTNEMSFEQMLDAYDSKIGREFKPGDMVEGQIIAIGENSIYLDTGTKSDGVVDKSELLDENGEFQYSVGDILKLYVVSLSESEVILSKAVSGAGMAAMIEDAYHGRTPVEGRVTGVVKGGFSVDVLGKRAFCPVSQIDVKYVEVPEDYEGQTHHFLITRYEERGKNIVVSRRELLNEQIKEEREAFMKELAEGDTVQGKVIKLMSYGAFIELAPGVEGMAHISELSWSRVEKPEEVVRVDDILPVKVLKIEKALSDSPKISLSIKQTSGNPWDNIGTTFSTGDQVSGKVVRLTSFGAFVEIAPGIDGLVHISEMSHVKRVLRPEDEVRVGETIQVMIKAIDMDSKRISLSMKDAAGDPWTGVLAKYPAGSVVDGTLEKKEGFGLFIRLEPGITGLMPMSNLRQSANAGKIESLKPGDALQVLVQEVDEDNRRMTLAPPDQKSSGNWKQFAKSAKGGSSFGSMESILRAALEKKK, from the coding sequence ATGAACGACAGGTTTGAGGACGACAACACTCAGAATACTGACCAGGGAACTAATGAGATGAGCTTTGAGCAGATGCTTGATGCCTATGATTCAAAAATCGGCCGGGAATTTAAGCCCGGGGATATGGTGGAAGGACAGATCATCGCCATTGGAGAAAACTCGATTTACCTGGATACGGGAACAAAGTCTGATGGTGTGGTGGATAAGTCCGAGCTGTTGGATGAAAATGGTGAATTTCAATATTCAGTGGGTGATATCCTTAAACTGTATGTGGTTTCCTTGAGCGAAAGCGAAGTGATTTTGTCTAAGGCGGTTTCCGGGGCCGGGATGGCTGCCATGATTGAGGATGCCTATCACGGGCGCACCCCTGTTGAAGGACGGGTGACAGGCGTTGTTAAAGGCGGTTTCTCCGTGGATGTCTTGGGCAAACGGGCGTTTTGCCCGGTGAGCCAGATTGATGTCAAATACGTGGAAGTTCCCGAGGATTATGAGGGTCAGACCCACCACTTTCTGATTACGCGATATGAGGAAAGAGGCAAAAATATTGTTGTCTCCCGCAGGGAACTTCTCAACGAACAGATCAAGGAAGAACGTGAAGCATTCATGAAAGAACTGGCCGAAGGGGATACGGTTCAGGGCAAGGTGATTAAGCTGATGTCCTACGGCGCTTTTATTGAGCTTGCGCCTGGCGTGGAAGGCATGGCTCATATTTCCGAATTGAGCTGGTCCCGGGTGGAAAAGCCTGAAGAAGTGGTTCGGGTGGATGATATCCTGCCTGTCAAGGTGCTGAAGATTGAAAAAGCCCTTTCCGACTCCCCCAAAATTTCCCTTTCCATTAAACAGACCTCGGGCAACCCCTGGGATAACATCGGTACCACGTTCAGTACCGGAGACCAGGTCAGCGGTAAAGTGGTCCGTCTAACTTCTTTCGGGGCTTTTGTGGAGATTGCCCCGGGTATTGACGGTCTGGTCCATATATCTGAAATGAGCCATGTGAAAAGGGTCCTGCGCCCTGAGGACGAGGTCCGTGTCGGTGAGACCATTCAGGTGATGATCAAGGCCATTGACATGGACAGTAAGCGGATTTCACTAAGCATGAAAGATGCAGCCGGAGATCCCTGGACCGGTGTTCTGGCCAAATATCCCGCGGGCAGTGTTGTGGACGGCACCCTTGAGAAAAAGGAAGGCTTTGGACTGTTTATCCGTTTGGAACCCGGTATTACAGGCCTGATGCCTATGTCAAATCTGCGGCAGTCCGCAAATGCAGGGAAAATTGAGTCTCTGAAACCCGGGGATGCGTTACAGGTCCTGGTTCAGGAGGTGGATGAGGATAACCGGCGTATGACCCTGGCGCCCCCGGACCAGAAATCCTCAGGCAATTGGAAGCAGTTTGCAAAAAGTGCCAAGGGTGGTTCTTCCTTTGGGTCCATGGAAAGCATTTTGCGCGCAGCCCTGGAAAAAAAGAAATAG
- a CDS encoding HAD family hydrolase, with translation MSAMFITDFDGTLLTDHRHIRGRDLDTLAGLRSAGVVTVIATGRSLYSFRRALKHMELGPEELPLDYLIFSTGAGIMAWPGDDLIRSCSIPKDGVWEIAACFDRLGFDYMIHKAIPDTSYFLYKFISGRNADFTRRIEMYSGFGTPLETGNTIYDQSTEVLAIVPDRFSREQLNALRRELSRFSVIQATSPLDHKSSWIEVFPLGVSKSASSQWLARHLGVGRGMVTAVGNDYNDEDLLDWAGQGFLMDNSPEVMKNKFLSLGSNNECGVSLVAKSAGLLNKAFRVP, from the coding sequence ATGTCAGCAATGTTTATCACTGATTTTGACGGCACCCTGCTCACGGACCACAGACATATCCGTGGCCGGGATCTGGATACCCTGGCCGGGTTGAGATCTGCCGGTGTAGTCACGGTCATTGCCACAGGGCGCAGCCTTTATTCCTTCAGGCGCGCCCTTAAGCACATGGAACTTGGCCCGGAAGAGTTGCCCCTGGATTATCTGATTTTTTCCACCGGTGCCGGTATCATGGCCTGGCCCGGGGATGATTTGATCCGTTCGTGTTCCATTCCTAAAGATGGGGTTTGGGAAATTGCAGCATGCTTTGATCGTCTTGGCTTTGATTATATGATCCACAAGGCCATTCCCGATACCTCATATTTTTTGTATAAATTTATATCCGGCCGCAATGCGGATTTTACCCGGCGAATAGAAATGTATTCGGGTTTTGGGACCCCCCTCGAAACGGGCAACACGATTTATGACCAGTCCACTGAAGTCCTGGCCATTGTGCCCGACAGATTTTCCCGGGAGCAGCTGAATGCACTTCGCCGTGAACTGTCCAGATTCAGCGTAATTCAAGCCACCTCTCCTTTGGACCATAAATCTTCGTGGATAGAGGTTTTTCCTTTGGGGGTAAGCAAGAGTGCGTCATCCCAATGGCTGGCCCGGCATCTTGGTGTCGGCCGGGGAATGGTGACTGCTGTGGGAAACGATTACAATGACGAAGACCTTCTGGACTGGGCAGGGCAGGGCTTTTTGATGGATAACAGTCCGGAGGTCATGAAAAACAAGTTTTTATCTTTGGGCTCTAACAATGAATGTGGGGTGAGCCTGGTCGCAAAGTCGGCAGGACTTCTAAATAAAGCTTTTCGAGTCCCTTAA
- a CDS encoding response regulator, giving the protein MHQETLLIIDDEISIRESLGLLFEDEGYRVFTAENGHVGLDLFFRENVDMVITDLRMPVMDGLEVMRTIHESDPDLPMIVISGAGKKQDVIHALQMGAKDYISKPIIDLDIIIHVVSKVFENRRLAHENKAYSEQLKKKEKQYRTITEQIAEGVLTVDAQENITFVNPAFCKMMGYPADRLISMNLEQISTRDSFLTILEQTQIRKKGKKTSRYEIQLVHANELPVHVELTCSPINQSKDQTDTGAIIMARDISRRIELQRQYEQFIKYPQDMPEHAIAICANCKKIRGEDNLWKTIEKAFDHLIFSHGVCPDCCDKLYPDLNFEKTESDPD; this is encoded by the coding sequence ATGCACCAGGAAACGCTTCTCATCATAGACGATGAGATCTCCATCAGAGAAAGCCTGGGTCTTCTATTCGAGGATGAGGGATACCGGGTTTTTACGGCAGAAAACGGGCATGTGGGGCTGGATCTTTTTTTCCGGGAAAACGTGGACATGGTCATCACGGATCTGCGAATGCCGGTCATGGACGGCCTTGAGGTCATGCGTACCATCCATGAATCTGATCCGGATCTGCCCATGATTGTCATTTCAGGCGCCGGTAAAAAACAGGATGTCATTCATGCCCTTCAAATGGGCGCCAAGGACTATATTTCCAAACCCATAATTGACCTGGACATCATTATTCATGTGGTAAGCAAAGTATTTGAAAACCGGCGACTGGCTCACGAAAACAAGGCATACAGCGAACAGCTGAAAAAAAAAGAAAAACAATACAGGACCATTACCGAACAAATTGCAGAAGGCGTACTCACCGTAGATGCCCAGGAGAATATCACCTTTGTCAATCCGGCATTTTGCAAAATGATGGGCTATCCGGCAGACAGACTTATATCAATGAATCTTGAGCAAATCTCTACCCGGGACAGCTTCTTAACGATACTTGAACAGACCCAGATCCGGAAAAAAGGCAAAAAAACCAGCCGGTATGAGATTCAACTGGTGCATGCAAACGAACTCCCCGTACATGTGGAACTAACCTGCAGTCCCATCAACCAGAGTAAGGATCAAACCGACACCGGTGCTATTATCATGGCCAGGGACATATCCCGGCGCATTGAACTTCAGCGCCAATACGAACAATTCATCAAATATCCCCAGGACATGCCCGAACATGCCATTGCCATCTGCGCCAACTGCAAAAAAATCAGGGGAGAGGACAATCTGTGGAAAACGATTGAAAAAGCCTTTGATCACTTGATATTTTCCCACGGTGTCTGCCCGGACTGCTGCGATAAACTTTACCCGGACCTCAATTTTGAAAAAACAGAAAGTGATCCAGATTAA
- a CDS encoding pyridoxine 5'-phosphate synthase, with protein sequence MAELAVNVDHVATLRQARGAKFPEPVQAALAAETAGADAIVVHLREDRRHIQERDVRLISQTIKTRLILEMAATSEMLGIALDIKPETVTLVPEKREEITTEGGLDVITHMEHIRQAIITLQNAGIKVCIFIDPDLDQIKMAHKIDADSIEIHTGAFCDATTSYDQEREYTRIVDAAKIGARLNLGVHAGHGICYHSIKAFKGLPEITEYSIGHAIISKAVMTGMDTAVRDMVQLIKDL encoded by the coding sequence ATGGCTGAATTAGCAGTAAATGTAGACCATGTGGCAACCCTGCGCCAGGCAAGAGGCGCCAAATTCCCGGAACCGGTTCAAGCGGCCCTGGCCGCGGAAACCGCCGGGGCAGATGCCATTGTGGTACATCTGCGGGAAGACCGCCGCCACATCCAGGAACGAGATGTCCGGCTGATTTCCCAGACAATAAAAACCCGGTTGATACTTGAAATGGCAGCCACCAGTGAAATGCTGGGCATTGCCCTGGACATCAAACCCGAAACCGTCACCCTGGTACCTGAAAAAAGAGAAGAGATTACCACCGAAGGCGGACTTGATGTAATTACCCATATGGAACACATCCGCCAGGCCATAATCACTCTGCAAAATGCCGGAATCAAAGTCTGCATTTTCATTGACCCTGACCTGGACCAGATCAAAATGGCCCACAAAATTGATGCCGATTCCATTGAAATCCATACCGGCGCATTCTGCGATGCCACAACGTCGTATGATCAGGAAAGGGAATATACAAGGATTGTGGATGCGGCAAAAATCGGTGCCCGCCTGAACTTAGGCGTTCATGCCGGACATGGAATTTGCTACCATTCAATCAAGGCGTTTAAGGGACTGCCGGAGATTACTGAATACAGCATCGGACATGCCATCATCTCAAAGGCTGTCATGACAGGCATGGACACAGCAGTCAGGGATATGGTGCAATTAATTAAAGATCTTTGA
- the ybeY gene encoding rRNA maturation RNase YbeY, producing MENLKILIDNRQEERLPTAPLYKKTEQILNALGCDNHEISIVITDDAQVRDLNRTYRGKDAPTNVLSFPMQEGEFSEITPGLLGDVVISLDAAQAEAIAAGISTDERISQLLIHGILHLIGFDHELGEKQALEMEEKSLELLRLIEKNIDLTAF from the coding sequence ATGGAAAACCTAAAGATACTGATAGACAACCGCCAAGAGGAGAGGCTGCCAACAGCCCCCCTGTACAAAAAGACCGAACAGATCTTAAACGCCTTGGGCTGTGATAACCACGAAATTTCCATTGTGATCACGGATGATGCCCAGGTCAGGGATTTGAACCGGACATACCGGGGCAAAGACGCCCCCACCAATGTGCTCTCCTTTCCCATGCAGGAGGGAGAATTTTCAGAGATCACCCCGGGACTTCTCGGGGATGTGGTGATCTCCCTTGATGCGGCACAGGCCGAGGCCATAGCGGCAGGAATTTCCACGGATGAGCGGATTTCTCAATTATTGATACACGGCATTCTTCACCTGATTGGGTTTGACCACGAATTGGGTGAGAAGCAGGCCCTGGAAATGGAAGAAAAAAGCCTGGAACTTCTCAGGCTCATAGAAAAAAATATCGATCTGACCGCATTCTAA